A window of the Pseudoliparis swirei isolate HS2019 ecotype Mariana Trench chromosome 13, NWPU_hadal_v1, whole genome shotgun sequence genome harbors these coding sequences:
- the LOC130203683 gene encoding E3 ubiquitin-protein ligase TRIM39-like: MASGNSLLSEEQLLCPICLDVFNRPVSTPCGHNFCLSCITAYWDDIPVSQCPVCKESFERRPDLKVNTFISQLTSQFMSLQLTDAHGRQPRCGGAVLCDICTDSRREALRSCLECLTSYCDVHLEPHHRAAGLKRHTLVEPTASLEDRICKEHSRLLTVFCKNDEVLLCDVCAGSRHANHDVVYALHLYKERKALLEDTEVQVQQMIQERVQKVRDVTVTVERSKTETKEVIASGVQDLATLVSEIQKSQTELVKVIEEKQKAAEERAAGLIRGVEREISELQETTTKLRELKQTEDPLAFLHCSSNPSLLPRTMDLSTVSFNGQVEMRHIQKVLSNSVSQLRMLLKKLSTDIQNVSDGSDVSDSATLRRVQQYEVDVVLDAETAHPRLILSDDRKQVRYMTSSGIKGSQNPKMFTSKFAVLGQRGFSARRFYFEVFVGGKTEWILGVAAASIQRRGAPAQISHCGLWDIQFVKDKFKTFTSPNLPALFGKVERVGVFVDYEGGQISFYDVKTSTLIYSFTECGFTEKLHPYFNPCDNEHGSNLGPMIIVPVHRTE, encoded by the coding sequence ATGGCTTCCGGCAACAGTCTTTTATCTGAGGAGCAGCTTCTTTGTCCGATCTGCCTGGATGTGTTCAATCGGCCAGTTTCCACACCATGCGGACACAACTTCTGCTTGTCCTGTATCACGGCCTACTGGGACGACATCCCAGTCAGCCAGTGTCCCGTCTGTAAGGAATCCTTTGAGAGGAGGCCCGACCTCAAGGTCAACACTTTCATCTCCCAGCTCACGTCGCAGTTCATGTCGCTTCAATTGACCGACGCTCACGGACGGCAGCCTCGCTGTGGTGGAGCGGTGCTGTGTGACATCTGTACCGACAGCCGGAGAGAGGCTCTCAGATCCTGTCTGGAGTGTTTAACTTCCTACTGCGACGTCCACCTCGAGCCCCATCACAGAGCTGCCGGCCTGAAGAGACACACGCTGGTGGAGCCCACGGCGAGCCTGGAGGACAGGATCTGCAAGGAGCACAGCCGGCTGCTGACGGTGTTCTGCAAGAACGACGAGGTTCTGCTGTGTGACGTCTGCGCCGGTTCGCGCCACGCGAACCACGACGTTGTGTACGCGCTGCATTTGTACAAAGAGAGGAAGGCTCTGCTGGAGGACACCGAGGTTCAAGTGCAGCAGATGATCCAGGAACGGGTGCAGAAGGTCCGAGACGTGACAGTGACGGTAGAACGAAGCAAGACGGAAACCAAAGAGGTGATCGCCAGCGGCGTGCAGGACTTGGCGACGCTGGTCTCTGAGATCCAGAAGAGCCAGACGGAGCTCGTGAAGGTGATCGAGGAGAAGCAGAAAGCGGCGGAAGAACGAGCGGCCGGGTTGATTCGCGGCGTGGAGAGAGAGATCAGCGAGCTGCAGGAGACGACCACCAAGCTGAGGGAGCTGAAACAGACCGAAGACCCACTTGCGTTCCTCCACTGCTCCTCAAACCCATCCCTCCTACCACGCACGATGGACTTGTCCACAGTCAGCTTTAATGGGCAAGTGGAAATGCGCCACATACAAAAAGTGTTGAGCAACTCGGTCTCTCAACTGCGAATGTTGCTGAAAAAATTGAGCACAGACATTCAAAATGTCTCCGACGGCTCTGACGTGTCTGACAGCGCGACGCTGAGACGTGTGCAGCAGTACGAGGTGGACGTCGTGCTGGACGCTGAGACCGCTCACCCTCGGCTCATCTTATCTGACGACAGGAAACAGGTGAGATACATGACGAGTTCAGGCATCAAAGGAAGCCAGAACCCCAAAATGTTCACTTCAAAGTTCGCAGTTCTGGGCCAGAGAGGCTTCTCGGCGCGTCGGTTTTACTTCGAGGTCTTCGTGGGCGGGAAGACGGAGTGGATTCTGGGCGTGGCCGCGGCGTCCATCCAGAGGAGGGGTGCGCCTGCGCAAATATCTCACTGTGGACTTTGGGATATCCAGTTCGTAAAGGATAAGTTTAAAACCTTCACTTCTCCAAACTTGCCGGCACTCTTCGGGAAAGTGGAGCGGGTCGGCGTGTTTGTGGATTATGAAGGAGGGCAGATCTCTTTCTACGACGTGAAGACCTCAACTCTCATTTACTCCTTTACCGAGTGCGGCTTTACTGAAAAACTGCATCCGTACTTCAACCCTTGTGACAATGAACACGGTTCAAATTTGGGGCCGATGATAATCGTTCCTGTCCATCGTACCGAGTGA